CAGGAACACCGAGATTAGTTTCTTGTTCATAATCTGTAACTCTCTCCTGATCATAAACTATTGCATGGCTTGGCAGGGGGCGATTCAAACCTTACTTCATCAACACCTCCCTAAACTTATTTCGCCTATCTCGCTGTTCCACATCGTACTGGACGATGCTCGACACAGATGGATTATTGGGCCGTCCAGCCGCCGTCAACCGGGATGACGACGCCCGTGACAAAACGCGCGTCGTCGCTTATCAAAAAAGCGGCAACATCGGCCACAGCCTCGGCGTCGCCGATGGTCCCCGTAAGCGGCTGCAAGCGCTTCATCAGCGCCATCACGGCCTCGTTCGATTGGGCGCGTGCGCTCATGCCCGTCTTGATCAGTCCCGGCGCGATCACGTTGACCCGAATGCCGCGCGGCGCATAATAGACCGCCATCGCCTGCGACATGCTGATCACAGCGCCTTTGCTGGCTGCATAGGCGTGCGTCGCGAACTCGGCGTTGCCCGTCAGCCCCAGCACGGAACTCAGATTGACGATCGCGCCCCCATCCTTAAGCTGCGGGATGGAGTATTTGCACATCAGGAACGTGGTCGTGAGGTTCAGAGTAAGAGTATACTCCCAACCGTCAAGCGTGCACTGATCTACTGGGCCATCGCCGTGACGGCGACCGCTACCGCCTGCCACGTTGAACAGGCCGTCGATCGGGCCATGTTCCGCCACAATAGACTGGATGGACGTCTCAACTTGCTCGGATTGCGTGAGGTCGACAGCGTAGGTGTGGGCTATACCGCTCTCGCTGGCGATAGTCCGCTGCGTTTCGGCCAGCCCTTCGGGGTTGATGTCGAGCGCGGCGACGGCGGCTCCCTCCGCAGCGAACCGCAGGGCAGCGGCCCGGCCAATCCCGCTCGCCGCTCCGGTAACCACGACTACCTTGTTTTCTAAGCGACGCATACCAAAAGCTCTATTGCAAGTTGACAATAATCGTCCATCATACCCATAGGCTACCATCGCGCACGTCTCTCAACAATAGATGAAATTATGATGTGATAGATTATGTTATGATTTTGCATGTGCAGTGACGACCGCGCGCGCTGCCTGACATAGCGCGGCGATTTTGTCCGCCGACCATGCCTTCGACGGGATCAGGCTGCTGCCCATTCCCACCGCGATTGCGCCCGCTTTCAGATAGCCGCCCATGTTCTCGCGACTGATGCCGCCCACCGGGATAAAAGCGATATCGTCCAGGGGTGCGCGTATGGCTTTCAGGTAGGCCGGACCGCCGAGAGGCTCCGCCGGGAACAGCTTCTGCACCCCGCAGCCCGCGCTCGCCGCGCTGACCGCTTCGCTGGGAGTCGCTACGCCGGGGACGTGCAGCAGGCCATGCGCGACTGCCTGCCGCGCCACGGCGGGGT
This window of the Aggregatilinea lenta genome carries:
- a CDS encoding SDR family NAD(P)-dependent oxidoreductase gives rise to the protein MRRLENKVVVVTGAASGIGRAAALRFAAEGAAVAALDINPEGLAETQRTIASESGIAHTYAVDLTQSEQVETSIQSIVAEHGPIDGLFNVAGGSGRRHGDGPVDQCTLDGWEYTLTLNLTTTFLMCKYSIPQLKDGGAIVNLSSVLGLTGNAEFATHAYAASKGAVISMSQAMAVYYAPRGIRVNVIAPGLIKTGMSARAQSNEAVMALMKRLQPLTGTIGDAEAVADVAAFLISDDARFVTGVVIPVDGGWTAQ
- a CDS encoding bifunctional 4-hydroxy-2-oxoglutarate aldolase/2-dehydro-3-deoxy-phosphogluconate aldolase; this encodes MTIAQHIQQIKDCGIIAILRGGFSVDEVLAIADALVSSEVTILEITLNSPAALDALPHLQTHFGGAALVGAGTVRTLDDWKRAVDAGATFTIAPNFDPAVARQAVAHGLLHVPGVATPSEAVSAASAGCGVQKLFPAEPLGGPAYLKAIRAPLDDIAFIPVGGISRENMGGYLKAGAIAVGMGSSLIPSKAWSADKIAALCQAARAVVTAHAKS